A DNA window from Stenotrophomonas sp. 57 contains the following coding sequences:
- the fabR gene encoding HTH-type transcriptional repressor FabR produces MAAATALSTPEDANSPARRTVSREDLLAAALKLIGPHRSLSTLSLREVAREAGIAPNSFYRQFRDMDELAVALIDAAGRSLRTIIGEARQRATSTATSVVRVSVETFMEQLRADDKLLHVLLREGAVGSDDFKHAVERELHYFEEELQHDLVRLAALDGAVLHAPELVAKAITRLVFAMGATAMDLPPEKDPELVEQISTMIRMIIVGARTPAAFRRG; encoded by the coding sequence ATGGCCGCCGCCACCGCCTTGTCGACGCCCGAAGATGCCAACAGCCCGGCCCGCCGTACGGTGAGCCGCGAGGATCTGTTGGCCGCCGCCCTGAAGCTGATCGGGCCGCACCGCAGCCTGTCCACGCTCAGCCTGCGCGAAGTCGCACGTGAGGCCGGCATCGCGCCGAACAGCTTCTACCGGCAGTTCCGCGACATGGACGAACTGGCTGTGGCGCTGATCGACGCGGCCGGCCGCTCGCTGCGCACGATCATCGGCGAAGCCCGCCAGCGCGCCACCTCCACCGCTACCAGCGTGGTGCGGGTCTCGGTGGAGACCTTCATGGAGCAGCTGCGCGCCGACGACAAGCTGCTGCACGTGCTGCTGCGCGAAGGCGCGGTCGGCTCGGACGACTTCAAGCACGCGGTCGAGCGCGAGCTGCACTACTTCGAAGAAGAGCTGCAGCACGACCTGGTGCGCCTGGCCGCCCTGGATGGCGCGGTGCTGCACGCACCGGAACTGGTGGCCAAGGCCATCACCCGGCTGGTGTTCGCGATGGGCGCCACCGCCATGGACCTGCCGCCGGAGAAGGATCCTGAACTGGTCGAACAGATTTCCACGATGATCCGCATGATCATCGTCGGCGCCCGTACCCCCGCCGCGTTCCGTCGCGGCTGA
- a CDS encoding flavin reductase family protein produces the protein MSGETLPYAGPWAGVFPAPAPVPSVEMPPRALRRLLGHFPTGVAIVCARDAQGNPIGLTINSFVPVSLQPPLVLWNLALHAQSLSTFQRATRFAISVLAANQEALARRFADPQVRNRFDGLALMDDDQSTPPRIAGAVAHLTCTRHAMWPVGDHLLLAGRIIEVHENGGAPLLFHRGRFQPGPTQLLVEVRG, from the coding sequence ATGAGCGGCGAGACATTACCGTACGCCGGGCCGTGGGCGGGGGTATTCCCCGCCCCGGCCCCGGTGCCGTCGGTCGAGATGCCGCCGCGTGCACTGCGGCGGCTGCTCGGTCACTTCCCCACCGGCGTGGCCATCGTCTGCGCGCGCGATGCGCAGGGCAATCCCATCGGCCTGACCATCAATTCGTTCGTGCCTGTGTCATTGCAGCCGCCACTGGTGCTGTGGAACCTGGCGTTGCACGCGCAGAGCCTGTCCACCTTCCAGCGCGCCACCCGCTTTGCAATCAGCGTGCTGGCAGCCAACCAGGAAGCGCTGGCCCGGCGCTTCGCCGATCCACAGGTGCGCAACCGCTTCGACGGCCTGGCATTGATGGATGATGACCAGAGCACCCCACCCCGCATCGCCGGTGCGGTCGCCCATCTCACCTGTACCCGCCACGCGATGTGGCCAGTGGGCGATCACCTGCTGCTGGCCGGACGCATCATCGAGGTGCACGAGAACGGCGGCGCGCCGCTGCTGTTTCATCGCGGCCGCTTCCAGCCCGGCCCCACCCAACTGCTGGTGGAGGTGCGCGGATGA
- a CDS encoding ferredoxin reductase produces the protein MSAVVRPSLFSPYRWVSPSLFDFWAGQLNPLWTLREPVARLVRREPAGEGAATLVLRTNQHWAGMRAGQHVTLGVEIEGRLWQRSYSPTALGRRELAITVKAVDGGRVSQHLVHHARPGELFRLDAAFGEFHMPAAAPVLLLAAGSGITPMRGLLREACQRPLAAPVDLFYWERTAAHLQFRDELQALAAAQPNLRVHLLTTREGVAPAARIDTHDLQVAGDDTPLAQRHVLACGPDGFVAAARTRLAHQVAGFQAEAFTPPAPLCDARSEGEVSLTLARSGRQLSVPRGRSLLESLEAHGIKPKHGCRMGICNTCTCDRVSGATRHLRTGDLQSESAQPVRICVSAPTTDLTLDL, from the coding sequence ATGAGCGCTGTCGTCCGTCCGTCCCTGTTCTCTCCGTACCGCTGGGTCTCGCCGTCGCTGTTCGATTTCTGGGCGGGCCAGCTCAATCCCCTGTGGACCCTGCGCGAGCCGGTGGCCCGCCTGGTCCGGCGCGAGCCGGCCGGCGAGGGCGCGGCGACCCTGGTCCTGCGCACCAACCAGCACTGGGCCGGCATGCGTGCCGGACAGCACGTCACCCTTGGCGTGGAGATTGAAGGACGCCTGTGGCAGCGCAGCTACAGCCCCACCGCACTGGGCCGGCGCGAGCTGGCCATTACCGTCAAGGCGGTCGACGGCGGCCGGGTCAGCCAGCATCTTGTCCACCATGCGCGGCCGGGCGAACTGTTCCGCCTCGATGCCGCCTTCGGCGAGTTCCATATGCCGGCCGCAGCGCCGGTGCTGCTGCTGGCGGCCGGCAGTGGCATCACGCCGATGCGTGGCCTGTTGCGCGAAGCCTGCCAGCGCCCGCTGGCAGCGCCGGTGGACCTGTTCTATTGGGAACGCACGGCTGCCCATCTGCAGTTCCGTGATGAACTGCAGGCACTGGCTGCTGCGCAGCCGAATCTGCGCGTGCACCTGCTGACTACGCGCGAGGGCGTGGCGCCGGCCGCGCGCATCGATACCCACGATCTGCAGGTGGCCGGCGATGACACGCCGCTGGCGCAGCGCCATGTGCTGGCCTGCGGCCCGGATGGGTTCGTTGCCGCCGCCCGCACGCGCCTGGCGCACCAGGTGGCCGGCTTCCAGGCCGAAGCCTTTACACCGCCTGCGCCGCTGTGTGATGCCCGCAGTGAGGGCGAAGTGTCGCTGACCCTGGCCCGCAGTGGCCGCCAGCTGAGCGTGCCACGTGGCCGCTCGCTGCTGGAAAGCCTGGAAGCGCACGGCATCAAGCCCAAGCACGGTTGCCGCATGGGCATCTGCAACACCTGCACCTGTGATCGCGTCAGTGGCGCCACCCGCCACCTGCGCACCGGCGACCTGCAGTCCGAATCGGCACAGCCGGTGCGGATCTGCGTGAGCGCACCGACCACCGACCTGACCCTGGATCTCTGA
- a CDS encoding tetratricopeptide repeat protein — translation MNIEALERMLAKGRDGALLRFGLGKGWLDAGNPVRAATHLGRCVVLDPQYSAAWKLLGKAWLASGQPQAAREAWQRGLSVAGSKGDQQARKEMQVFLRRLDREHADLAKAG, via the coding sequence ATGAACATCGAAGCCCTGGAACGCATGCTTGCCAAGGGCAGGGACGGCGCACTGCTGCGCTTCGGCCTGGGCAAGGGCTGGCTGGACGCGGGCAACCCAGTCCGCGCAGCGACCCATCTGGGCCGTTGCGTGGTGCTTGATCCACAGTACTCGGCCGCCTGGAAGCTGCTGGGCAAAGCCTGGCTGGCCAGTGGCCAGCCGCAGGCGGCGCGCGAAGCATGGCAGCGCGGTTTGAGCGTGGCCGGTAGCAAGGGCGACCAGCAGGCGCGCAAGGAGATGCAGGTGTTCCTGCGACGCCTGGACCGCGAGCACGCGGACCTGGCGAAGGCGGGCTGA
- a CDS encoding superoxide dismutase, whose translation MSYSLPPLPYAYDALEPHFDARTMEIHHSKHHQTYVNNLNAALEQAGLAVQPVEALIANLDAVPGPQRSAIRNNGGGHANHSLFWTVLSASGGVPDDELAAAIDRDLGGFDAFKDAFTKAAQTRFGSGWAWLTSDRDGRLKVESSANQDSPLMGATVGLSGNTPILALDVWEHAYYLHYQNRRPDYIGAFFNIINWAEVGRRYRQARAS comes from the coding sequence CGCTTCCCCCCCTCCCCTACGCCTACGACGCCCTCGAGCCGCATTTCGATGCGCGCACGATGGAGATCCACCACAGCAAGCACCACCAGACCTACGTCAACAACCTCAATGCGGCCCTCGAGCAGGCTGGCCTGGCCGTACAACCGGTCGAGGCGCTGATTGCCAACCTTGATGCCGTGCCCGGGCCGCAGCGCAGCGCGATCCGCAACAACGGCGGCGGCCACGCCAACCACAGCCTGTTCTGGACCGTGCTCAGCGCCAGCGGTGGCGTACCCGATGATGAACTGGCAGCGGCCATCGACCGCGACCTCGGCGGTTTCGATGCCTTCAAGGACGCCTTCACCAAGGCCGCGCAGACCCGGTTCGGCAGCGGCTGGGCCTGGCTGACCAGCGATCGCGATGGCCGACTGAAAGTGGAAAGCAGCGCCAACCAGGACAGCCCGCTGATGGGTGCAACCGTTGGCCTGTCCGGCAACACCCCGATCCTCGCACTGGATGTCTGGGAACACGCCTACTACCTGCACTACCAGAACCGCCGCCCGGACTACATCGGTGCATTCTTCAACATCATCAACTGGGCCGAGGTCGGCCGGCGCTACCGCCAGGCCCGGGCCTCATGA
- a CDS encoding acyl-CoA desaturase: protein MTRATDRALSTAEMHAFGEELDAIRDRVIGSLGASDTRYIRRVAAAVRWFGVGGRGLLFLAAFSPLFWMPLLWPAAITGTLLLALSKILENMELGHNVMHGQFDWTGDPKLNGNTYEWDIVATADNWRKTHNFRHHTYTNVRGMDDDIGYGLLRIFPEQRWKPFYLLQPIIAPIFALLFQWGVAAQDLRLGRWLKGRISARAMWLQTRPVARKMARQVLKDYVFFPLLAGPFFLTVMLGNMVANGLRNIWTYVIIFCGHFTAESETFPKECLRNESRGHWYLRQLRGSSNISGGFLINVLSGNLSHQIEHHFYPDLPANRYAAIAKEVKDICRRYGQHYNNGSLPRQFGQVVWRILRHAFPSKPRRLPMSDIMSAPASANAG from the coding sequence ATGACCCGCGCTACCGACCGTGCCCTGAGTACTGCCGAGATGCATGCCTTCGGCGAGGAACTCGACGCGATCCGCGACCGTGTGATCGGCAGCCTTGGCGCCTCCGATACCCGTTACATCCGCCGCGTGGCCGCCGCCGTGCGCTGGTTCGGCGTGGGTGGCCGTGGCCTGCTGTTCCTGGCGGCGTTCTCGCCGCTGTTCTGGATGCCGCTGCTGTGGCCGGCCGCGATCACCGGCACGCTGCTGCTGGCGCTGTCGAAGATCCTGGAAAACATGGAGCTGGGCCACAACGTGATGCACGGCCAGTTCGACTGGACCGGCGACCCCAAGCTCAATGGCAACACCTACGAGTGGGACATCGTGGCCACCGCCGACAACTGGCGCAAAACCCACAATTTTCGCCACCACACCTACACCAACGTGCGCGGCATGGACGATGACATCGGCTACGGCCTGCTGCGCATCTTCCCGGAACAGCGCTGGAAGCCGTTCTACCTGCTGCAACCTATCATCGCGCCGATCTTCGCGCTGCTGTTCCAGTGGGGTGTGGCCGCGCAGGACCTGCGCCTGGGCCGTTGGCTGAAGGGCCGCATCAGCGCCCGTGCGATGTGGCTGCAGACCCGCCCGGTGGCGCGCAAGATGGCCCGCCAGGTGCTGAAGGACTACGTGTTCTTCCCGCTGCTGGCCGGCCCGTTCTTCCTTACCGTGATGCTGGGCAACATGGTGGCCAATGGGCTGCGCAACATCTGGACCTACGTGATCATCTTCTGCGGCCACTTCACCGCCGAATCGGAAACGTTCCCGAAGGAGTGCCTGCGCAATGAATCGCGTGGCCACTGGTACCTGCGCCAGCTGCGCGGTTCGTCCAACATCAGCGGCGGCTTCCTGATCAACGTGCTGTCGGGCAACCTCAGCCACCAGATCGAGCACCACTTCTACCCGGACCTGCCGGCCAACCGGTATGCGGCCATTGCCAAGGAAGTGAAGGACATCTGCCGCCGTTACGGCCAGCACTACAACAACGGTTCGCTGCCGCGCCAGTTCGGCCAGGTGGTCTGGCGCATCCTGCGCCACGCGTTCCCGAGCAAGCCGCGCCGCCTGCCGATGTCGGACATCATGTCCGCACCGGCATCGGCCAACGCGGGCTGA